GCCGGGGCTTATTGTGATCCGTGTTGCCCCCGACGGCTGGGACTTGCCTGAATTCACCCCGGGGCAATTTGCCGTGTTGGGCCTTCCGGCCAACGCGCCGCGCTGCGCGGGCTCAGACCCTGAAGAGGATCCGCTCGCCAAGCCGGACAAGATGATTCAGCGGGCCTACTCGGTAGCCTCTTCTTCGGTGGCCAAGGAGTACTTGGAGTTTTACGTGGCCCTGGTTCATTCCGGGGGGCTGACCCCGCGCCTCTTCCACCTGAAGATTGGAGATAGGCTGTGGTTGGGGCCGAAGTTCAAAGGCTTCTTCACCCTCGATGAAGTCCCCCCCGAATCCAATGTTGTTCTCATTGCCACCGGCACGGGCCTGGCCCCTTACGTGAGCATGCTTCGCTCGCAGCTTATCGGGGAGACCCAACGCAAATTCGCGGTGGTGCACGGAGCCCGCCACTCCTGGGACCTGGGTTACAGCTCCGAGCTGACGCTCATGGAAACGATGTCTCCCATGTTATCCTACTTCCCCATCATTACCCGCCCCAAAGACGAGCCGGCCCCGTGGGCCGGTCTCACTGGCCGGGTCCAAGAGGTCTGGGCCAGCGGAGCCTTAAAAAAGGCATGGGGTTTTCACCCTGCGCCCAAGGACACCCATGTTTTTCTCTGTGGCAATCCGGGAATGATCGAAACTATGGAGGGGATCCTCCAAGCCGAGGGATTTGCGGAGCACACCCGCAAGAGCCCCGGGCAATACCACGCCGAGAAGTACTGGTAGAACCAGAGCCTGGCTGGGGTCCGCTCAGCTTGCATCCCAGCCTGAACGTTCTTGCTATTGTCCTTGCGATGTGGCCCATTTGCAGGCGGACGCACTTGTTGGGCACTCCGGTTTTATAGAAAGTCCTAAAAATGGGGGGAAAAGACGTGGGCTTATCCACGGCACAATCAGACAATTCTCTGCAGGTTGACTTTTTCCGGATGGCTGTTGATACCTTGGTCTTTGCGGCCATATGTTTTGATGAAGATGCCCGCATCGTTTATGTCAATCAGATGGCGTGTGAAACCTTGGAGTACACCGCCGAAGAGCTTGCCTCCCTGTCCGTTCCGGACATTTATCCCGACTATTCCAAAAAGAAGTGTGGACAACTTTACCGCAGACTGAAGCGAACAAAGAAAGATGGGGTTGAATCGATTCAAAAGACTAAGTCAGGGCGGCTGATTTCTGTGGAGATACAGTTCGTTTTTCTCACCGTGGCTGGTGAAGAATATCTCTTTGCAATTGCGCGGGATATATCAAAGCAAAAGAAGTTGGAGGAAAGACTGGAGACGGAAATCATAGCAGCAAAGAGTTGTCTTGATGCAGCTGGTGTGATTATGGTGGCGTTGGATCTGTCCGGAAGGGTGAGC
The window above is part of the Candidatus Omnitrophota bacterium genome. Proteins encoded here:
- a CDS encoding ferredoxin--NADP reductase, whose product is MAVKELNAIITQKVEVAPGLIVIRVAPDGWDLPEFTPGQFAVLGLPANAPRCAGSDPEEDPLAKPDKMIQRAYSVASSSVAKEYLEFYVALVHSGGLTPRLFHLKIGDRLWLGPKFKGFFTLDEVPPESNVVLIATGTGLAPYVSMLRSQLIGETQRKFAVVHGARHSWDLGYSSELTLMETMSPMLSYFPIITRPKDEPAPWAGLTGRVQEVWASGALKKAWGFHPAPKDTHVFLCGNPGMIETMEGILQAEGFAEHTRKSPGQYHAEKYW